In Pseudomonas alcaliphila JAB1, a single window of DNA contains:
- a CDS encoding lipocalin family protein has protein sequence MRSILIASAILALAGCANSGTGSIPKPPPQTMQVDLQRYQGTWYELARLPMFFQRNCVQSEAHYGLRDDGRIDVTNRCRDKDGEWIEAKGVAEPQVEGQTDKLWVRFDNWASKLLPIKGDYWVIYHDEDYRVALVGHPEHKYLWLLSRTPEVDQETRDTLLSVAREQGYVTSDLIWRQAD, from the coding sequence ATGCGTTCGATCCTAATCGCCAGCGCCATTCTCGCCCTCGCCGGCTGCGCCAATTCCGGTACCGGCAGCATCCCCAAACCGCCACCGCAGACCATGCAGGTCGACCTGCAGCGCTACCAGGGCACCTGGTACGAGCTGGCGCGCCTGCCGATGTTCTTCCAGCGCAACTGCGTGCAGTCCGAAGCGCATTACGGTCTGCGTGACGATGGCCGCATCGACGTGACCAACCGCTGCCGCGACAAGGACGGTGAGTGGATCGAGGCCAAGGGCGTCGCCGAGCCTCAGGTCGAAGGGCAAACCGACAAGCTGTGGGTGCGCTTCGATAACTGGGCCAGCAAGCTGCTGCCGATCAAGGGCGACTACTGGGTGATCTACCACGACGAGGACTATCGCGTGGCGCTGGTCGGTCACCCGGAGCACAAGTACCTCTGGCTGCTCTCGCGCACCCCTGAGGTGGATCAGGAAACCCGCGACACGCTGCTCAGCGTCGCGCGCGAGCAGGGCTACGTCACCTCGGACCTGATCTGGCGCCAGGCTGACTGA
- a CDS encoding autotransporter domain-containing SGNH/GDSL hydrolase family protein, which translates to MSHPLKALAAAVVLAGFASTVEAMPYSQLIVFGDSLSDSGQFPDVGSPLLAGNPTGGLRFTNRTGPNYLANNTEYADRVVTQRLASLLGLQALPSTPILPQLLTGNPDGTNYAVGGYRTDQILASISAVNGSVVDAGGGISRTRNGYLVDVPRVDPNALFYLNGGGNDVLQFVVTDRASAALAAGDLVAGVAALQQAGARTIIVSDLPDVGLSPAGFVTGFRGAWSNASALLNEELGTQLAALGGNVIRLNFRTLLEEVQADLGAYGFDPAVAQADVCFSGSGCLADPTWGIGGLTPNPDRLMFNDGVHPTAAVQQISADYIHSILSAPWEVSLLPEMAMASLNAHQQQLRSELQADRGLWQATSQWRGFVAASGMRQQYDSDDAVSGADSDGLGIHLGGSYRLAEHWRLGLSLGLQRQELETDGDSEYDLRSYLLSAFAQYQQERLWGDASLSLGKLDYSDLNRQFALGVAERREKGDTDGTLYALSTRIGYDLANAGTGWRVSPFISADWARIDVDGYDEQGDRSTALTFGDQDRDSRRLGLGLQANYQLNDATQLFAEIAREREFEDDERYLQMGLNSVPGNAFELLGHAPASGQTLASLGIQHAVGQELKLSASYGFRGTSDRQHGINLGLSWNW; encoded by the coding sequence ATGAGCCACCCGTTGAAAGCCTTGGCTGCTGCCGTGGTATTGGCAGGCTTTGCGAGCACAGTGGAGGCCATGCCCTATTCACAGCTGATCGTCTTTGGCGATTCGCTCAGTGATAGTGGCCAGTTTCCGGATGTCGGTAGCCCGCTCTTGGCCGGCAACCCCACGGGAGGACTGCGGTTCACCAACCGTACAGGGCCGAACTACCTCGCCAACAACACCGAGTATGCCGATCGCGTGGTCACCCAGCGTCTGGCATCTTTGCTCGGGTTGCAGGCGCTACCGTCGACCCCCATCCTGCCGCAACTGCTCACGGGCAATCCGGATGGCACCAACTATGCCGTTGGCGGTTATCGTACCGATCAGATTCTTGCTTCGATCAGCGCGGTGAATGGCTCGGTGGTGGATGCCGGCGGTGGCATCAGCCGTACCCGCAACGGCTATCTGGTGGATGTGCCGCGGGTAGATCCGAATGCGCTGTTCTACCTGAATGGCGGCGGCAACGATGTCCTCCAGTTCGTGGTGACAGACCGGGCCAGTGCCGCCTTGGCCGCTGGCGATCTGGTCGCGGGGGTGGCGGCGCTGCAGCAGGCTGGTGCACGAACCATCATTGTCTCCGACCTGCCGGATGTCGGGCTGTCGCCCGCGGGGTTCGTCACGGGATTTCGCGGCGCCTGGTCCAACGCCTCCGCACTGCTTAACGAGGAACTGGGCACCCAGCTCGCGGCGCTGGGCGGCAATGTCATCCGCCTCAATTTCCGTACCTTGCTGGAAGAGGTGCAGGCCGACCTGGGCGCTTATGGTTTCGATCCTGCGGTTGCACAGGCCGATGTGTGCTTCAGCGGTAGTGGTTGCCTGGCCGATCCGACCTGGGGAATCGGCGGATTGACGCCAAATCCTGATCGGTTGATGTTCAACGACGGCGTACACCCCACGGCTGCGGTGCAGCAGATAAGTGCCGACTACATTCATTCCATTCTTTCCGCCCCCTGGGAAGTAAGCCTGCTGCCAGAGATGGCCATGGCCAGCCTGAATGCCCATCAGCAACAACTGCGCAGTGAGCTGCAGGCGGATCGCGGTTTATGGCAAGCAACGAGCCAATGGCGTGGCTTCGTAGCTGCCAGCGGCATGCGTCAGCAATATGACAGCGATGACGCCGTCAGTGGCGCCGACAGCGATGGCCTGGGCATCCATCTTGGTGGCAGCTACCGGTTGGCCGAGCATTGGCGTCTGGGGCTATCCCTGGGTTTGCAGCGTCAGGAACTGGAAACCGATGGCGATTCGGAGTATGACCTGCGCAGCTATCTGCTCAGTGCCTTTGCACAATATCAGCAGGAGCGCCTGTGGGGCGATGCCAGCCTGAGCCTGGGCAAGCTGGACTACAGCGACCTGAACCGGCAATTTGCGCTGGGTGTCGCCGAACGACGCGAGAAGGGCGATACCGATGGCACACTCTACGCACTGTCGACGCGCATCGGCTACGACCTGGCCAACGCGGGCACTGGCTGGCGCGTGAGTCCCTTTATCAGCGCCGATTGGGCGCGGATTGACGTGGACGGCTACGACGAGCAGGGCGATCGTTCGACGGCGCTGACATTTGGCGACCAGGATCGAGATAGTCGACGTCTGGGGCTAGGCCTGCAGGCCAACTATCAGCTAAATGACGCAACGCAGTTGTTTGCCGAGATCGCCCGTGAGCGCGAATTCGAGGATGACGAACGCTACCTGCAGATGGGCCTCAACTCGGTGCCTGGCAATGCATTTGAACTTTTGGGCCATGCGCCGGCTTCCGGCCAGACCCTGGCCAGCCTAGGGATCCAGCATGCCGTGGGGCAGGAGTTGAAGCTGAGCGCTAGCTACGGCTTCCGCGGTACCAGCGATCGCCAGCACGGGATCAACCTCGGGCTCAGTTGGAATTGGTAA
- the pip gene encoding prolyl aminopeptidase, with protein sequence MQTLYPEIKPYARHELAVEQPHVLYIDESGSADGLPVLFIHGGPGAGCDSASRRYFDPALYRIVTFDQRGCGRSTPHASLENNTTQALIADIERIREHLGIDKFVLFGGSWGSTLALAYAQAHPQCVHGLILRGIFLCRPQEFSWFYQEGASRLFPDYWEDYVAPIPVEERGDLMQAFYKRLTGTDQIAQMHAAKAWSTWEGRTATLRPNTQVVERFSEAHRALSIARIECHYFVNDAFLEPNQLLRDMPKIAHLPGIIVHGRYDVICPLDNAWALHQAWPNSELQIIRDAGHSAAEPGITDALIRAAEQMARRLLDLPPEDA encoded by the coding sequence ATGCAGACTTTGTACCCGGAGATTAAACCCTACGCTCGCCATGAACTGGCGGTCGAGCAACCGCACGTGCTGTACATCGACGAGAGCGGCTCTGCGGATGGGTTGCCGGTACTGTTCATTCATGGCGGCCCCGGCGCCGGCTGCGATTCTGCCAGCCGCCGTTACTTCGATCCCGCCCTGTACCGCATCGTCACCTTCGACCAGCGCGGCTGTGGTCGTTCGACGCCGCACGCGAGTCTGGAGAACAACACCACCCAGGCGCTGATCGCCGATATCGAGCGTATTCGCGAGCATCTGGGCATCGACAAGTTCGTGCTGTTCGGTGGCTCCTGGGGCTCGACCCTGGCGTTGGCCTATGCACAGGCGCATCCGCAGTGCGTGCATGGACTGATCCTGCGCGGCATCTTCCTGTGTCGGCCGCAGGAGTTCAGCTGGTTCTATCAGGAAGGCGCCAGCCGCCTGTTCCCCGATTACTGGGAGGATTACGTGGCGCCCATCCCGGTCGAGGAGCGCGGCGACCTGATGCAGGCCTTCTACAAGCGCCTGACGGGTACCGACCAGATCGCCCAGATGCATGCGGCCAAGGCCTGGTCGACCTGGGAGGGGCGCACTGCCACCCTGCGTCCGAACACTCAGGTGGTCGAGCGCTTCAGCGAGGCGCATCGGGCGCTGTCCATCGCCCGTATCGAGTGCCACTACTTCGTCAACGACGCCTTCCTCGAGCCTAACCAGCTGCTCCGTGACATGCCGAAGATCGCCCATCTGCCGGGCATCATTGTGCATGGCCGATACGACGTGATCTGCCCACTGGATAATGCCTGGGCGCTGCATCAGGCATGGCCCAACAGCGAGCTGCAGATCATCCGTGACGCCGGCCACTCGGCGGCCGAACCGGGTATCACCGATGCGCTGATCCGCGCTGCCGAACAGATGGCCCGGCGCCTGCTCGACCTGCCGCCGGAGGATGCATGA
- the dtd gene encoding D-aminoacyl-tRNA deacylase, whose translation MKLLIQRVSGARVEVAGEVVGSIDQGLLALVGIEPQDDQASLSRALHKLLNYRVFSDEAGKMNRSLTDVQGGLLLVSQFTLAADTKSGMRPSFSSAAPPAQGAALFDALVEMARAQHPQVATGRFGANMQVHLVNDGPVTFLLEV comes from the coding sequence ATGAAGCTGCTGATCCAGCGCGTCAGCGGTGCACGGGTGGAGGTCGCAGGTGAGGTGGTTGGCAGCATCGATCAGGGCCTGCTGGCGCTGGTCGGCATCGAACCGCAGGACGATCAGGCCAGTCTGTCCCGCGCGCTGCACAAGCTGCTGAACTACCGCGTGTTCAGCGACGAGGCGGGCAAGATGAATCGCTCGCTGACGGACGTGCAAGGCGGGCTATTGTTGGTCTCGCAGTTCACCCTGGCAGCCGACACCAAGAGCGGCATGCGCCCCAGCTTCTCCAGCGCTGCGCCGCCCGCGCAGGGCGCTGCGCTGTTCGATGCTCTGGTGGAAATGGCCAGAGCCCAGCACCCGCAGGTCGCCACCGGACGCTTCGGTGCCAATATGCAGGTGCACCTGGTCAACGATGGGCCGGTGACCTTTCTGCTTGAGGTTTGA
- a CDS encoding 16S rRNA (uracil(1498)-N(3))-methyltransferase: MNLLLLEDADFVGGERARLSGRRLKHLHDVHRAETGDRLRVGHLGGLMGEGRLIALDAEHAELHVSLDQPPPAKLPLTLILALPRPKMLKRVLQTVSAMGVARLVLVNSYRVEKSFWQTPFLEAEAIREQLILGLEQARDTVLPEVSIEKRFKPFVEDRLPALAAGTLGLTGHPGDYPTCPRAVEQPVTLAIGPEGGWIPYEVELLREAAGLQPVQLGERILRVETAVPALLARLF; encoded by the coding sequence GTGAACCTGCTGCTGCTGGAGGACGCCGACTTCGTCGGTGGCGAGCGGGCACGCCTCAGTGGCAGGCGCCTGAAACATCTACATGACGTGCATCGCGCCGAGACCGGTGATCGCCTGCGCGTCGGTCATCTTGGCGGGCTGATGGGCGAAGGCCGACTGATCGCCCTGGATGCCGAGCATGCCGAACTGCATGTCAGTCTCGACCAGCCGCCACCGGCCAAGCTACCGCTGACGCTGATCCTCGCCCTGCCCCGCCCGAAGATGCTCAAGCGCGTGCTGCAGACGGTCAGCGCCATGGGCGTGGCGCGCCTGGTATTGGTCAACAGCTACCGGGTGGAGAAGAGTTTCTGGCAGACACCGTTTCTCGAGGCCGAGGCCATTCGCGAACAGCTGATCCTCGGTCTGGAACAGGCGCGCGACACGGTGCTGCCCGAAGTGAGCATCGAGAAACGCTTCAAGCCCTTCGTCGAGGATCGCCTACCAGCCCTGGCAGCCGGCACGCTTGGCCTGACCGGCCACCCCGGTGATTACCCGACCTGCCCGCGTGCCGTCGAGCAACCGGTGACCCTGGCCATCGGCCCGGAAGGCGGCTGGATTCCCTACGAAGTCGAGCTGCTGCGCGAAGCAGCAGGCCTGCAACCGGTGCAGCTGGGCGAGCGCATTCTGCGGGTGGAGACGGCAGTGCCGGCATTGCTGGCCAGATTGTTCTGA
- the tatC gene encoding twin-arginine translocase subunit TatC: MSNNPQADQEMPLVSHLAELRTRLLRCVVIILLIFAGLFYFAQDIYALVAAPLRAYLPEGATMIATGVASPFLTPFKLTLMCALFLGMPVILHQIWGFIAPGLYTHERRIAVPLLISSIFLFYAGMAFAYFVVFPIMFGFFASVTPEGVAMMTDIGQYLDFVLTLFFAFGVAFEIPIATFLVIWIGLVDVATLRKSRPYVIVGCFVVGMVLTPPDVFSQTLLAVPMWLLFEAGVLAGALVKRKRDQEHAEEETKPEDQPPAPLP, translated from the coding sequence ATGAGCAATAATCCACAAGCCGACCAGGAAATGCCTCTGGTCTCGCACCTGGCCGAGCTGCGTACTCGCCTGTTGCGCTGTGTAGTGATCATCCTGCTGATCTTCGCCGGCCTGTTCTACTTCGCTCAGGATATCTACGCCCTGGTCGCTGCGCCGTTACGCGCCTATCTGCCAGAAGGCGCGACGATGATCGCCACAGGGGTCGCCTCACCGTTCCTGACGCCATTCAAGCTGACCCTGATGTGTGCGTTGTTTCTCGGCATGCCGGTGATCCTGCACCAGATCTGGGGCTTCATCGCGCCGGGTCTGTACACCCATGAGCGACGCATCGCGGTGCCGCTGCTGATTTCCAGTATCTTCCTGTTCTACGCCGGCATGGCCTTCGCCTACTTCGTGGTGTTCCCGATCATGTTCGGCTTCTTCGCCAGCGTGACCCCGGAAGGCGTGGCGATGATGACCGACATCGGCCAGTACCTGGATTTCGTCCTGACGCTGTTCTTCGCCTTTGGCGTAGCCTTCGAGATCCCTATCGCTACCTTCCTGGTTATCTGGATAGGTCTGGTCGACGTAGCGACTCTGCGCAAGAGCCGCCCCTACGTCATTGTCGGCTGCTTCGTGGTCGGTATGGTGCTGACGCCGCCGGACGTGTTCTCGCAGACCCTGTTGGCCGTGCCGATGTGGCTACTGTTCGAAGCCGGTGTACTGGCTGGCGCGCTGGTCAAGCGCAAGCGCGACCAGGAACACGCCGAAGAAGAAACCAAGCCCGAAGACCAGCCACCCGCACCGCTGCCGTGA
- the tatB gene encoding Sec-independent protein translocase protein TatB: MFDIGFTELLLVGLVALVVLGPERLPGAVRTASLWIGRIKRSFNSIKAEVEREIGADEIRRQLHNERILELEREMQAMKQDILGTGKSDDPPAENSAKPTADTAPSVQDKNPQP, from the coding sequence ATGTTCGACATCGGTTTTACCGAGCTGCTGCTGGTCGGTCTGGTGGCCCTGGTGGTGCTCGGCCCCGAGCGCCTGCCAGGCGCCGTGCGTACGGCCAGCCTGTGGATCGGCCGGATCAAGCGCAGCTTCAACTCGATCAAGGCCGAGGTGGAGCGCGAGATCGGCGCCGACGAGATTCGCCGTCAGTTGCATAACGAGCGGATTCTCGAACTCGAGCGGGAAATGCAGGCGATGAAGCAGGACATTCTCGGCACCGGCAAAAGCGACGATCCGCCAGCGGAGAACAGCGCCAAACCGACTGCCGACACGGCACCGAGCGTTCAGGACAAGAATCCCCAGCCATGA
- the tatA gene encoding twin-arginine translocase TatA/TatE family subunit — MGFGGISIWQLLIILLIVVMLFGTKRLKGLGSDLGDAIKGFRKSMDSGEAEKPAVEEPKGQTIDAQARKVEEPAKKD, encoded by the coding sequence ATGGGCTTTGGCGGTATCAGCATCTGGCAACTCCTGATCATCCTGCTCATCGTGGTCATGCTGTTCGGCACCAAGCGCCTGAAAGGCCTTGGCTCGGATCTGGGCGACGCGATCAAGGGTTTCCGCAAATCGATGGATAGCGGCGAAGCTGAAAAGCCAGCCGTGGAAGAGCCCAAGGGCCAGACCATCGATGCCCAGGCACGCAAGGTCGAAGAGCCAGCGAAGAAAGACTAA
- a CDS encoding phosphoribosyl-ATP diphosphatase, translating into MSDTLSRLAEVLESRKGAAADSSYVASLYHKGLNKILEKVGEESVETILAAKDAAASGDCKDLIYETADLWFHSLVMLAALGQHPQAVLDELDRRFGLSGHAEKAARPQSE; encoded by the coding sequence ATGAGTGACACCCTGAGCCGCCTGGCCGAGGTACTGGAGTCGCGCAAGGGCGCAGCGGCCGACAGCTCCTACGTCGCCAGCCTGTATCACAAGGGTCTGAACAAGATTCTGGAAAAGGTCGGCGAGGAATCGGTGGAAACCATCCTCGCCGCCAAGGACGCCGCCGCCAGCGGTGACTGCAAGGACCTGATCTACGAAACCGCCGATCTGTGGTTCCATAGCCTGGTCATGCTCGCCGCCCTCGGCCAGCATCCCCAGGCTGTACTGGATGAACTGGATCGCCGTTTCGGCCTCTCCGGCCACGCGGAAAAAGCCGCGCGACCGCAATCCGAATAA
- the hisI gene encoding phosphoribosyl-AMP cyclohydrolase produces MNDWLDEIHWNEDGLVPAIAQDYQTGRILMMAWMNRESLALTASEQRAIYWSRSRGKLWRKGEESGHVQKLHELRLDCDADVIVLMVEQLGGIACHTGRESCFYRVYENGGWKTVDAVLKDPHAIYAGHSHE; encoded by the coding sequence ATGAACGATTGGCTCGACGAAATCCACTGGAACGAAGACGGCCTGGTGCCGGCCATCGCCCAGGACTACCAGACTGGCCGCATCCTGATGATGGCCTGGATGAACCGCGAATCCCTTGCCCTCACCGCCAGCGAGCAACGCGCCATCTACTGGTCGCGCTCACGTGGCAAGTTGTGGCGCAAGGGCGAGGAATCCGGCCATGTGCAGAAGCTGCACGAGCTGCGCCTGGATTGCGACGCCGATGTCATCGTGCTGATGGTCGAACAGCTGGGCGGCATCGCTTGCCACACCGGTCGCGAAAGCTGCTTCTATCGGGTATACGAGAATGGCGGCTGGAAAACCGTCGACGCAGTGCTGAAAGATCCGCACGCCATCTATGCAGGACACAGCCATGAGTGA
- the ubiB gene encoding ubiquinone biosynthesis regulatory protein kinase UbiB — MKLLAVRRLLRIQRVVIRYQLDEMLFELPLPFWLRALSCLLPWRWLPRKPLELSRGARLRLALEDLGPIFIKFGQLLSTRRDLLPPDIADELARLQDQVPPFPEDQAIALIEAQLGAPVSELFARFDSQPLASASVAQVHAAQLKSGEQVVVKVVRPGLKPVIRQDLAWLFLIARIAEKASADARRLRPVEVVSDYEKTIFDELDLLREAANASQLRRNFDGSPLLYVPQVYWDLCRHQVLVMERIYGIPVTDLATLADQRTDMKLLAERGVEIFFTQVFRDSFFHADMHPGNIFVSTRTPWSPQYIAIDCGIIGSLTDEDQDYLARNLIAFFKRDYRKVAQLHIDSGWVPADTKVNEFEAAIRTVCEPIFEKPLKDISFGQLLLRLFQTARRFNMEVQPQLVLLQKTLLNIEGLGRQLYPDLDLWSTAQPFLERWMRERISPLHLLRNLQQQAEQVPHLSQIARDTLERLQQPVQVQTTAPRDHWPLRLLGAALIGAGAMQGLAPLLATWPAWLMVGGGLYLILRR, encoded by the coding sequence ATGAAGCTGCTTGCCGTTCGCCGCCTGTTGCGCATCCAGCGCGTAGTCATCCGCTATCAACTGGACGAGATGCTCTTCGAGCTACCGCTGCCATTCTGGCTGCGCGCGCTGTCCTGCCTGCTGCCCTGGCGCTGGCTGCCGCGCAAGCCGCTGGAGCTGTCGCGCGGCGCACGCCTGCGTCTGGCGCTGGAAGACCTGGGGCCGATCTTCATCAAGTTCGGCCAACTGCTGTCCACCCGCCGCGACCTGCTGCCGCCGGATATCGCCGATGAGCTGGCGCGCCTGCAGGATCAGGTACCGCCCTTCCCGGAAGATCAGGCCATCGCCCTGATCGAAGCCCAGCTTGGCGCCCCGGTGAGCGAGCTGTTCGCCCGCTTCGACAGCCAGCCCCTGGCCTCGGCCTCGGTGGCTCAGGTGCATGCCGCGCAGCTGAAAAGCGGCGAGCAGGTGGTGGTCAAGGTGGTGCGCCCTGGCCTCAAGCCGGTGATTCGCCAGGATCTGGCCTGGCTGTTCCTGATCGCCCGTATCGCCGAGAAAGCCTCGGCCGATGCCCGCCGCCTGCGCCCGGTGGAAGTGGTCAGCGACTACGAAAAAACCATCTTCGATGAACTTGATCTGCTGCGCGAAGCAGCCAACGCCAGCCAGCTGCGGCGCAACTTCGACGGCTCGCCACTGCTCTACGTACCGCAGGTGTACTGGGACCTGTGCCGCCACCAGGTGCTGGTAATGGAGCGCATCTACGGCATCCCGGTGACCGACCTGGCGACCCTGGCCGACCAGCGCACCGACATGAAACTTTTGGCCGAGCGCGGCGTGGAGATTTTCTTTACCCAGGTGTTCCGCGACAGCTTCTTCCACGCCGACATGCACCCCGGCAACATCTTCGTCAGCACCCGCACGCCGTGGAGCCCGCAGTACATCGCCATCGACTGCGGCATCATCGGCAGCCTCACCGACGAGGACCAGGACTACCTGGCGCGCAACCTGATCGCCTTCTTCAAGCGCGACTACCGCAAGGTCGCGCAGTTGCACATCGACTCGGGCTGGGTACCGGCCGACACCAAGGTCAACGAGTTCGAGGCGGCGATTCGCACCGTGTGCGAGCCGATCTTCGAGAAACCGCTGAAGGACATTTCCTTCGGCCAGTTGCTGCTGCGCCTGTTCCAGACCGCCCGGCGCTTCAACATGGAAGTGCAGCCGCAGCTGGTGCTGCTGCAGAAGACCCTGCTCAACATCGAAGGCCTCGGCCGTCAGCTCTACCCCGATCTGGATCTGTGGAGCACCGCGCAGCCCTTCCTCGAACGCTGGATGCGCGAGCGCATCAGCCCGTTGCACCTGCTGCGCAACCTGCAGCAACAAGCCGAGCAGGTACCGCACCTGTCACAGATCGCCCGCGACACCCTGGAGCGTCTGCAGCAGCCGGTACAGGTCCAGACCACTGCACCGCGCGATCACTGGCCACTGCGCCTGCTTGGCGCGGCACTGATCGGCGCCGGCGCCATGCAAGGCCTGGCACCACTGCTGGCCACCTGGCCAGCCTGGCTGATGGTCGGCGGCGGGCTCTATCTGATACTGCGCCGATAG